The proteins below are encoded in one region of Lactuca sativa cultivar Salinas chromosome 3, Lsat_Salinas_v11, whole genome shotgun sequence:
- the LOC111883319 gene encoding putative disease resistance protein At3g14460 isoform X2 gives MRREFSTSKVRKLIPIRCTNFLLRTRIHGKLDYITTQLEGLVEEKNSLGLSVIGESPKHVNRRLETSLIDTSSIVGREGDKDALLHQLLGDEPCDKNFSIVPIVGMGGIGKTTLARLLYDEMQGNDHFELKAWVCVSDEFDIFSISRTIFQSIDGGNREFKDLNLLQVALKEKISRKRFLLVLDDVWSESYADWEILERPFLAGAPGSKIIMTTRKLSLLTQLGYNQPYHVSVLSHDNALSLFCQHALGKSNFESHPTLKPYGDGIIEKCGGLPLALIALGRLLRTKTDKEEWKEVLNSEIWGLEKVDEIAPALRLSYNDLSGSLKRLFAYCSLFPKDHVFDKEELILLWMAEGFLRQSSTSKSVERLGLEGFDELLSRSFFQHAPEDKSLFVMHDLMNDLATSVAGDFFSRFDIEMKKELHQEALEKHRHMSFVCENYMVQKRFEALKGAKSLRTFLALSFGVIENWTTFYLSNKVLDDLLQEFPLLRVLSLRYLSISEVPESIGSLKHLRYLNLSRTQITHLPDSVCNLYNLQTLIVSGCKSLEKLPGNFSKLKNLRHFDMRDTPELKKMPLGVLELKSLQTLYGIVIEGDDGFSISDPKDSKDLQGRISIKGLEKVKGSMHAQKANLSEKRLSELELEWSDVFNGSRKETLEKEVLNALKPCSDNLKSLEIVSYGGIEFPSWVGGPSFGRLTCVSIIGCKKCTYLPPLGQLPLLKELYIAGMDDVQAVGPELLGTGFAFPSLENLTFRDMVGWEAWSTSGGVVDTTFPCLQKLCIESCPNLVRVSVESLPSLRVLKIVGCGHEVLRSLVCVALSITILNITSIKGLNDQVWGGVIEYLGAVEEVCITSCNEIRYLWESEAEVSKYLVNLRKLDVWNCSNLVSLGEKEEEDNCGSNLTSLTSLSVMDCDSLEHCSCPKSLKSLTIENCNKLLEKELVGGREEPLINSNILMLESVFITDWPNLKSITELSSFNHLTELEISNCPNLESFPDHELPKLNVLISLAIVYCENMDASFSGGLWPPKLCGLTIGKLKKPISKWGPQAFPASLDDLTLIGGQSEDVSNISQLSHLLPSSLTELRVIEFEKVESVSKGLQHLTSLQHLSIIECPKAIDLPEMLLPSLLSLEIRGCPNLKEMSSKRGSYWPRVSRIPCIDIS, from the coding sequence ATGCGCCGTGAGTTCAGCACCAGCAAGGTAAGAAAGCTAATCCCAATACGCTGCACAAATTTCTTACTACGTACTAGGATACATGGGAAGTTAGATTATATTACAACCCAATTAGAAGGATTAGTAGAGGAAAAAAATAGTCTCGGCTTGAGTGTGATAGGAGAAAGCCCAAAACATGTAAATAGAAGATTAGAGACCTCTTTGATAGACACATCTAGCATTGTTGGGCGTGAAGGTGATAAGGATGCGTTGCTCCACCAACTATTGGGTGATGAACCATGTGATAAGAACTTCAGCATCGTCCCAATAGTTGGTATGGGTGGCATAGGTAAAACCACTCTAGCTAGACTTCTGTACGACGAAATGCAAGGGAATGATCACTTTGAACTCAAAGCATGGGTTTGTGTTTCAGATGAGTTTGATATTTTTAGTATAAGCAGAACTATATTCCAGTCAATAGACGGTGGAAACCGAGAATTTAAGGATTTAAATCTGCTTCAAGTTGCTTTAAAAGAGAAGATCTCAAGGAAACGCTTTCTTCTCGTTCTCGATGATGTTTGGAGTGAAAGCTATGCCGATTGGGAAATTCTAGAACGCCCATTTCTTGCAGGGGCACCTGGAAGTAAGATTATCATGACAACCCGGAAGCTGTCGTTGCTAACCCAACTGGGTTACAATCAACCTTACCATGTTTCGGTTTTGTCACATGACAATGCTCTATCGTTATTTTGTCAACATGCCTTAGGTAAAAGTAACTTTGAGTCACATCCGACACTAAAACCATATGGTGATGGTATTATTGAAAAATGTGGCGGTTTACCATTAGCTTTGATTGCACTTGGGAGGCTGTTAAGGACAAAAACAGACAAAGAAGAATGGAAGGAGGTGTTGAATAGTGAGATATGGGGGTTAGAAAAGGTAGATGAAATTGCACCGGCTCTTAGACTAAGCTATAATGATCTCTCTGGCTCTTTGAAGCGGTTGTTTGCATACTGCTCCTTGTTCCCAAAAGACCATGTGTTTGATAAGGAGGAGTTGATTCTATTGTGGATGGCAGAAGGGTTTTTGCGCCAATCAAGCACAAGCAAGTCAGTGGAACGCTTGGGTCTTGAAGGTTTTGACGAGTTGTTGTCGAGGTCATTTTTTCAACATGCCCCAGAAGACAAATCGTTGTTTGTGATGCATGACTTGATGAATGACTTGGCCACATCTGTTGCTGGAGATTTTTTTTCAAGGTTTGACATTGAGATGaagaaagaacttcatcaggAGGCTTTGGAAAAGCACCGCCATATGTCATTTGTTTGTGAGAATTATATGGTTCAGAAAAGGTTTGAGGCACTCAAAGGAGCTAAAAGTTTGAGAACATTCTTAGCACTGTCTTTTGGGGTGATAGAAAACTGGACAACATTTTACTTATCAAACAAGGTCCTGGATGACTTACTGCAAGAGTTTCCATTGTTAAGGGTCCTCAGTTTGCGTTATCTTAGCATAAGCGAGGTGCCTGAATCGATTGGCAGTTTGAAGCACTTGCGGTATCTTAATCtatctcgaactcaaatcacaCATTTACCGGATAGTGTCTGCAACCTCTACAATTTACAGACGTTAATTGTTTCTGGCTGTAAGAGTTTGGAAAAGTTGCCCGGGAACTTCTCAAAGCTTAAAAATTTGCGGCATTTTGACATGAGAGATACTCCAGAGTTGAAGAAGATGCCGTTAGGGGTTCTTGAGTTGAAAAGCCTACAAACTCTTTATGGGATCGTTATTGAAGGAGACGATGGATTTTCAATCAGCGATCCTAAAGATTCAAAGGATCTCCAAGGGAGAATTTCCATTAAGGGGCTGGAAAAAGTGAAAGGCTCAATGCATGCACAGAAAGCGAACTTATCTGAAAAGAGGCTAAGTGAGTTAGAGTTGGAATGGAGTGATGTATTTAATGGTTCTAGAAAAGAAACACTTGAAAAGGAGGTGCTTAATGCGCTAAAGCCTTGTAGTGATAATCTAAAAAGCCTCGAAATTGTGTCATATGGAGGTATAGAGTTTCCAAGTTGGGTTGGGGGTCCCTCTTTTGGTCGGTTGACTTGTGTCTCTATAATTGGTTGTAAAAAGTGTACATATCTACCTCCACTTGGGCAGTTACCATTACTTAAGGAGTTGTATATTGCTGGGATGGATGATGTACAAGCTGTGGGTCCGGAGTTGCTTGGGACTGGTTTTGCATTCCCGTCACTTGAAAATCTAACTTTTCGAGATATGGTTGGGTGGGAGGCATGGTCAACCAGTGGTGGGGTTGTCGATACAACGTTTCCATGCCTTCAAAAGCTTTGTATTGAAAGTTGCCCTAATTTGGTTAGAGTCTCAGTTGAATCACTGCCTTCACTGAGGGTTCTGAAAATAGTTGGTTGTGGTCATGAGGTGTTAAGAAGTTTGGTTTGTGTAGCTTTATCGATCACGATTTTGAATATAACTTCTATTAAAGGACTTAATGATCAGGTGTGGGGAGGTGTTATAGAGTATCTTGGGGCAGTTGAAGAAGTATGTATTACAAGTTGCAACGAAATAAGATACTTGTGGGAATCAGAAGcagaagtaagtaagtatcttgTGAATCTAAGGAAGTTGGATGTATGGAATTGTTCAAATTTGGTGAGTTTAGGAGAGAAAGAGGAGGAGGATAATTGTGGGAGCAACCTAACATCTCTGACAAGCTTATCTGTAATGGATTGTGATAGCTTGGAGCATTGCAGCTGTCCAAAAAGCCTCAAGTCACTTACCATCGAGAATTGTAATAAATTATTGGAAAAGGAGTTGGTAGGAGGACGAGAGGAGCCTCTGATCAACTCAAACATACTCATGCTTGAATCTGTATTCATAACTGATTGGCCAAATCTAAAATCAATCACTGAATTGAGTTCCTTCAATCATCTCACCGAACTCGAAATAAGCAATTGTCCAAATTTGGAGTCATTTCCTGACCATGAGTTGCCAAAACTCAATGTGTTAATAAGTCTGGCAATAGTATATTGTGAGAATATGGATGCTTCCTTTTCTGGTGGGCTTTGGCCTCCAAAATTGTGTGGACTTACTATAGGGAAGTTGAAGAAGCCCATTTCAAAGTGGGGCCCACAGGCTTTTCCAGCCTCACTTGACGACCTGACTTTAATAGGTGGACAATCGGAAGATGTGAGTAATATCAGTCAGTTGTCCCATCTTCTTCCTTCATCTCTTACTGAGCTTCGcgtaatcgaatttgagaaagtGGAATCAGTTTCAAAGGGACTCCAACACCTCACCTCCCTCCAGCATCTCTCAATTATTGAATGCCCTAAGGCAATAGATCTACCAGAAATGTTGCTGCCTTCACTTTTGAGTTTGGAAATAAGGGGATGCCCAAATCTGAAAGAAATGAGTAGTAAAAGAGGCTCCTACTGGCCCCGCGTCTCACGTATTCCCTGCATTGACATATCCTGA
- the LOC111883319 gene encoding putative disease resistance protein At3g14460 isoform X1: MAEIVLSAFLTVLFEKLASETLKKLARSKGIDSQLKKLKRSLIQIKALLNDASKKEISDEAVKEWLNGLQHLAYDIDDLLDDLATEAMRREFSTSKVRKLIPIRCTNFLLRTRIHGKLDYITTQLEGLVEEKNSLGLSVIGESPKHVNRRLETSLIDTSSIVGREGDKDALLHQLLGDEPCDKNFSIVPIVGMGGIGKTTLARLLYDEMQGNDHFELKAWVCVSDEFDIFSISRTIFQSIDGGNREFKDLNLLQVALKEKISRKRFLLVLDDVWSESYADWEILERPFLAGAPGSKIIMTTRKLSLLTQLGYNQPYHVSVLSHDNALSLFCQHALGKSNFESHPTLKPYGDGIIEKCGGLPLALIALGRLLRTKTDKEEWKEVLNSEIWGLEKVDEIAPALRLSYNDLSGSLKRLFAYCSLFPKDHVFDKEELILLWMAEGFLRQSSTSKSVERLGLEGFDELLSRSFFQHAPEDKSLFVMHDLMNDLATSVAGDFFSRFDIEMKKELHQEALEKHRHMSFVCENYMVQKRFEALKGAKSLRTFLALSFGVIENWTTFYLSNKVLDDLLQEFPLLRVLSLRYLSISEVPESIGSLKHLRYLNLSRTQITHLPDSVCNLYNLQTLIVSGCKSLEKLPGNFSKLKNLRHFDMRDTPELKKMPLGVLELKSLQTLYGIVIEGDDGFSISDPKDSKDLQGRISIKGLEKVKGSMHAQKANLSEKRLSELELEWSDVFNGSRKETLEKEVLNALKPCSDNLKSLEIVSYGGIEFPSWVGGPSFGRLTCVSIIGCKKCTYLPPLGQLPLLKELYIAGMDDVQAVGPELLGTGFAFPSLENLTFRDMVGWEAWSTSGGVVDTTFPCLQKLCIESCPNLVRVSVESLPSLRVLKIVGCGHEVLRSLVCVALSITILNITSIKGLNDQVWGGVIEYLGAVEEVCITSCNEIRYLWESEAEVSKYLVNLRKLDVWNCSNLVSLGEKEEEDNCGSNLTSLTSLSVMDCDSLEHCSCPKSLKSLTIENCNKLLEKELVGGREEPLINSNILMLESVFITDWPNLKSITELSSFNHLTELEISNCPNLESFPDHELPKLNVLISLAIVYCENMDASFSGGLWPPKLCGLTIGKLKKPISKWGPQAFPASLDDLTLIGGQSEDVSNISQLSHLLPSSLTELRVIEFEKVESVSKGLQHLTSLQHLSIIECPKAIDLPEMLLPSLLSLEIRGCPNLKEMSSKRGSYWPRVSRIPCIDIS; this comes from the coding sequence ATGGCTGAAATCGTTCTTTCTGCCTTCTTAACGGTGTTGTTTGAAAAGCTGGCATCAGAAACCCTGAAGAAGCTTGCTCGCTCCAAGGGAATCGATTCCCAGCTCAAGAAATTGAAGAGGTCATTAATTCAGATCAAAGCTCTTCTTAATGATGCTTCTAAGAAGGAAATAAGTGATGAAGCTGTTAAAGAATGGCTAAATGGTCTCCAACATTTGGCTTATGATATAGACGACCTACTGGACGATCTAGCAACAGAAGCCATGCGCCGTGAGTTCAGCACCAGCAAGGTAAGAAAGCTAATCCCAATACGCTGCACAAATTTCTTACTACGTACTAGGATACATGGGAAGTTAGATTATATTACAACCCAATTAGAAGGATTAGTAGAGGAAAAAAATAGTCTCGGCTTGAGTGTGATAGGAGAAAGCCCAAAACATGTAAATAGAAGATTAGAGACCTCTTTGATAGACACATCTAGCATTGTTGGGCGTGAAGGTGATAAGGATGCGTTGCTCCACCAACTATTGGGTGATGAACCATGTGATAAGAACTTCAGCATCGTCCCAATAGTTGGTATGGGTGGCATAGGTAAAACCACTCTAGCTAGACTTCTGTACGACGAAATGCAAGGGAATGATCACTTTGAACTCAAAGCATGGGTTTGTGTTTCAGATGAGTTTGATATTTTTAGTATAAGCAGAACTATATTCCAGTCAATAGACGGTGGAAACCGAGAATTTAAGGATTTAAATCTGCTTCAAGTTGCTTTAAAAGAGAAGATCTCAAGGAAACGCTTTCTTCTCGTTCTCGATGATGTTTGGAGTGAAAGCTATGCCGATTGGGAAATTCTAGAACGCCCATTTCTTGCAGGGGCACCTGGAAGTAAGATTATCATGACAACCCGGAAGCTGTCGTTGCTAACCCAACTGGGTTACAATCAACCTTACCATGTTTCGGTTTTGTCACATGACAATGCTCTATCGTTATTTTGTCAACATGCCTTAGGTAAAAGTAACTTTGAGTCACATCCGACACTAAAACCATATGGTGATGGTATTATTGAAAAATGTGGCGGTTTACCATTAGCTTTGATTGCACTTGGGAGGCTGTTAAGGACAAAAACAGACAAAGAAGAATGGAAGGAGGTGTTGAATAGTGAGATATGGGGGTTAGAAAAGGTAGATGAAATTGCACCGGCTCTTAGACTAAGCTATAATGATCTCTCTGGCTCTTTGAAGCGGTTGTTTGCATACTGCTCCTTGTTCCCAAAAGACCATGTGTTTGATAAGGAGGAGTTGATTCTATTGTGGATGGCAGAAGGGTTTTTGCGCCAATCAAGCACAAGCAAGTCAGTGGAACGCTTGGGTCTTGAAGGTTTTGACGAGTTGTTGTCGAGGTCATTTTTTCAACATGCCCCAGAAGACAAATCGTTGTTTGTGATGCATGACTTGATGAATGACTTGGCCACATCTGTTGCTGGAGATTTTTTTTCAAGGTTTGACATTGAGATGaagaaagaacttcatcaggAGGCTTTGGAAAAGCACCGCCATATGTCATTTGTTTGTGAGAATTATATGGTTCAGAAAAGGTTTGAGGCACTCAAAGGAGCTAAAAGTTTGAGAACATTCTTAGCACTGTCTTTTGGGGTGATAGAAAACTGGACAACATTTTACTTATCAAACAAGGTCCTGGATGACTTACTGCAAGAGTTTCCATTGTTAAGGGTCCTCAGTTTGCGTTATCTTAGCATAAGCGAGGTGCCTGAATCGATTGGCAGTTTGAAGCACTTGCGGTATCTTAATCtatctcgaactcaaatcacaCATTTACCGGATAGTGTCTGCAACCTCTACAATTTACAGACGTTAATTGTTTCTGGCTGTAAGAGTTTGGAAAAGTTGCCCGGGAACTTCTCAAAGCTTAAAAATTTGCGGCATTTTGACATGAGAGATACTCCAGAGTTGAAGAAGATGCCGTTAGGGGTTCTTGAGTTGAAAAGCCTACAAACTCTTTATGGGATCGTTATTGAAGGAGACGATGGATTTTCAATCAGCGATCCTAAAGATTCAAAGGATCTCCAAGGGAGAATTTCCATTAAGGGGCTGGAAAAAGTGAAAGGCTCAATGCATGCACAGAAAGCGAACTTATCTGAAAAGAGGCTAAGTGAGTTAGAGTTGGAATGGAGTGATGTATTTAATGGTTCTAGAAAAGAAACACTTGAAAAGGAGGTGCTTAATGCGCTAAAGCCTTGTAGTGATAATCTAAAAAGCCTCGAAATTGTGTCATATGGAGGTATAGAGTTTCCAAGTTGGGTTGGGGGTCCCTCTTTTGGTCGGTTGACTTGTGTCTCTATAATTGGTTGTAAAAAGTGTACATATCTACCTCCACTTGGGCAGTTACCATTACTTAAGGAGTTGTATATTGCTGGGATGGATGATGTACAAGCTGTGGGTCCGGAGTTGCTTGGGACTGGTTTTGCATTCCCGTCACTTGAAAATCTAACTTTTCGAGATATGGTTGGGTGGGAGGCATGGTCAACCAGTGGTGGGGTTGTCGATACAACGTTTCCATGCCTTCAAAAGCTTTGTATTGAAAGTTGCCCTAATTTGGTTAGAGTCTCAGTTGAATCACTGCCTTCACTGAGGGTTCTGAAAATAGTTGGTTGTGGTCATGAGGTGTTAAGAAGTTTGGTTTGTGTAGCTTTATCGATCACGATTTTGAATATAACTTCTATTAAAGGACTTAATGATCAGGTGTGGGGAGGTGTTATAGAGTATCTTGGGGCAGTTGAAGAAGTATGTATTACAAGTTGCAACGAAATAAGATACTTGTGGGAATCAGAAGcagaagtaagtaagtatcttgTGAATCTAAGGAAGTTGGATGTATGGAATTGTTCAAATTTGGTGAGTTTAGGAGAGAAAGAGGAGGAGGATAATTGTGGGAGCAACCTAACATCTCTGACAAGCTTATCTGTAATGGATTGTGATAGCTTGGAGCATTGCAGCTGTCCAAAAAGCCTCAAGTCACTTACCATCGAGAATTGTAATAAATTATTGGAAAAGGAGTTGGTAGGAGGACGAGAGGAGCCTCTGATCAACTCAAACATACTCATGCTTGAATCTGTATTCATAACTGATTGGCCAAATCTAAAATCAATCACTGAATTGAGTTCCTTCAATCATCTCACCGAACTCGAAATAAGCAATTGTCCAAATTTGGAGTCATTTCCTGACCATGAGTTGCCAAAACTCAATGTGTTAATAAGTCTGGCAATAGTATATTGTGAGAATATGGATGCTTCCTTTTCTGGTGGGCTTTGGCCTCCAAAATTGTGTGGACTTACTATAGGGAAGTTGAAGAAGCCCATTTCAAAGTGGGGCCCACAGGCTTTTCCAGCCTCACTTGACGACCTGACTTTAATAGGTGGACAATCGGAAGATGTGAGTAATATCAGTCAGTTGTCCCATCTTCTTCCTTCATCTCTTACTGAGCTTCGcgtaatcgaatttgagaaagtGGAATCAGTTTCAAAGGGACTCCAACACCTCACCTCCCTCCAGCATCTCTCAATTATTGAATGCCCTAAGGCAATAGATCTACCAGAAATGTTGCTGCCTTCACTTTTGAGTTTGGAAATAAGGGGATGCCCAAATCTGAAAGAAATGAGTAGTAAAAGAGGCTCCTACTGGCCCCGCGTCTCACGTATTCCCTGCATTGACATATCCTGA